A section of the Felis catus isolate Fca126 chromosome B2, F.catus_Fca126_mat1.0, whole genome shotgun sequence genome encodes:
- the TMEM170B gene encoding transmembrane protein 170B, which yields MSPRRGGGCLGDALSCPPRRPVGGSSSARPGAPQPSPAAAAAWRSRAPAAAPGASQPPPPPGARGEGGGRPPGKMKAEGGDHSMINLSVQQVLSLWAHGTVLRNLTEMWYWIFLWALFSSLFVHGAAGVLMFVMLQRHRQGRVISVIAVSIGFLASVTGAMITSAAVAGIYRVAGKNMAPLEALVWGVGQTVLTLIISFSRILATL from the exons ATGTCTCcccggcggggagggggctgcctgggAGACGCGCTGAGCTGCCCCCCCCGGAGGCCCGTCGGCGGCAGCAGCAGCGCCCGGCCCGGCGCCCCGCAGCCttccccggcggcggcggcggcctggAGGAGCCGCGCACCCGCCGCCGCCCCCGGAGCCTcgcagccgccgccgccacccGGCGCCCGAGGAGAGGGCGGCGGGCGCCCCCCGGGGAAGATGAAGGCGGAAGGGGGCGATCACTCCATGATCAACCTGTCGGTGCAGCAGGTCCTGAGCCTCTGGGCCCACGGGACGGTGCTGAGGAACCTCACGG AGATGTGGTACTGGATCTTTCTCTGggctctcttctcctctctgtttGTCCACGGTGCTGCAGGAGTGTTGATGTTTGTAATGCTGCAGAGACATAGGCAGGGGAGAGTAATCTCTGTCATTGCAGTCAGCATCGGATTTCTGGCTTCTGTAACTGGAGCGATGATCACTA GTGCAGCCGTCGCCGGCATCTACAGAGTAGCAGGGAAGAACATGGCCCCCCTGGAAGCGCTGGTGTGGGGCGTGGGACAGACTGTATTGACATTAATCATCTCCTTTTCAAGGAT